The Anaeromusa acidaminophila DSM 3853 genome includes a region encoding these proteins:
- the eno gene encoding phosphopyruvate hydratase yields MTTILDVYAREILDSRGNPTVEVEVTLESGVIGRAAVPSGASTGMYEAVELRDGDKGRYLGKGVLTAVKNVNDIIAPQIVGMDALEQIAIDEAMIELDGTPNKGKLGANAILGVSMAVAKAAAEALDMPLYQYLGGFSARELPVPMMNILNGGAHADNNVDIQEFMVMPVGATSFAEALRMCAEIYHGLKGVLKKRGLNSAIGDEGGFAPNLASNEEAIEVILEAIAGAGYKAGEQVMIAIDAASSELYKDGKYHLEGEGVVKTSAEMVEYYAKLAEKYPIISLEDGLAEDDWEGWKLLTERLGDKVQLVGDDLFVTNVERLSQGIATGTANSILIKVNQIGTLTETFSTIEMAKRAGYTCVISHRSGETEDATIADIAVAVNAGQIKTGAPARTDRVAKYNQLLRIEDRLCDVARYNGKGVFYNLK; encoded by the coding sequence ATGACAACCATTTTAGACGTATACGCTCGCGAGATTCTTGATTCCCGTGGCAATCCGACGGTAGAAGTAGAAGTAACCCTGGAAAGCGGCGTTATTGGCCGCGCTGCGGTTCCTTCCGGCGCTTCCACTGGCATGTACGAAGCCGTAGAACTGCGTGACGGGGACAAAGGCCGCTATTTGGGTAAAGGCGTACTGACGGCTGTGAAAAACGTCAACGACATTATTGCTCCCCAAATCGTAGGCATGGACGCATTGGAGCAGATTGCTATCGACGAAGCCATGATCGAACTCGACGGCACGCCGAACAAAGGCAAACTGGGCGCTAACGCTATTCTTGGCGTTTCCATGGCTGTAGCCAAAGCGGCTGCCGAAGCTTTGGATATGCCTTTGTACCAATATCTGGGCGGTTTCAGCGCCCGCGAACTGCCGGTGCCGATGATGAACATCCTCAATGGCGGCGCTCATGCGGACAACAACGTTGACATTCAGGAATTCATGGTTATGCCTGTTGGCGCAACCAGCTTTGCTGAAGCTCTGCGTATGTGCGCGGAAATCTACCATGGCCTCAAAGGCGTGCTTAAAAAACGCGGCCTGAACAGCGCCATTGGCGACGAAGGCGGCTTTGCGCCAAACCTGGCTTCTAACGAAGAAGCTATTGAAGTCATTTTGGAAGCCATTGCCGGCGCTGGTTATAAAGCAGGCGAGCAGGTAATGATCGCTATTGATGCTGCTTCCTCTGAATTGTACAAAGACGGCAAGTACCACCTGGAAGGCGAAGGCGTTGTTAAAACGTCCGCTGAAATGGTTGAGTACTATGCGAAACTGGCTGAAAAATATCCCATCATCTCCTTGGAAGACGGCCTGGCTGAAGATGACTGGGAAGGCTGGAAACTTCTCACCGAGCGCCTGGGCGACAAAGTCCAGCTTGTTGGCGATGATCTCTTCGTTACCAACGTAGAGCGTCTGAGTCAAGGCATTGCCACTGGCACTGCCAACTCCATCTTGATCAAAGTAAACCAGATCGGTACTTTGACGGAAACCTTCAGCACCATCGAAATGGCGAAACGCGCCGGCTATACTTGCGTCATCTCTCACCGCAGCGGTGAAACTGAAGATGCTACCATCGCCGATATCGCTGTCGCTGTCAACGCTGGCCAGATCAAAACCGGCGCTCCGGCCCGTACGGACCGCGTGGCAAAATACAACCAATTGCTCCGCATTGAAGACCGCCTGTGTGACGTAGCTCGCTATAATGGCAAAGGCGTATTCTACAACCTTAAATAA
- the ltrA gene encoding group II intron reverse transcriptase/maturase, whose protein sequence is MVKAENRKGCLQRDGVERKEYAGARSISARESEERGGARDLLESILERDNLNQAYKQVERNHGAPGIDGMTIEDALLWIRKHREELLQSIRKGCYKPKPVRRKEIPKPDGGTRKMGIPTVIDRIIQQAIAQKLQPIFEPLFSDGSYGYRPKRSARQAIQKVKEHAEQGYGYAVEIDLSQYFDTLNHELLLDLLRKQISDTRVTRLIKKYLKGGVMDNGVFSRTEEGSPQGGPLSPLLANIYLNEFDQEMERRGVQVIRYADDIVVLAKSKRAAERLLGSSRRYLEGRLKLRINLQKSKVVSVLAIKHFKFLGFCLGKNGNGIYIRAHRDSHAKAKRKLKELTRRSQGRDVRRVMECVKSFIRGWLGYYYVADIKRILLSWNEWLRRRFRMYIWKQWKKPRTRVKNLKKLGIPDGLACQWGNTRLGYWRIAGSAVLSRSITNKKLVQAGYYDFPAQYEQLRLMHLCG, encoded by the coding sequence GTGGTGAAAGCAGAAAACCGAAAGGGCTGCCTGCAGAGGGATGGCGTGGAACGCAAAGAGTATGCAGGAGCGCGGAGCATCAGCGCTCGGGAAAGCGAAGAAAGAGGCGGTGCAAGAGACCTGTTGGAAAGCATTCTGGAACGGGACAACCTGAACCAAGCCTACAAACAGGTCGAGCGTAACCACGGAGCACCGGGAATCGATGGAATGACCATTGAAGACGCGCTTTTGTGGATAAGGAAACATCGGGAAGAACTCCTGCAAAGTATTCGAAAAGGCTGTTACAAGCCAAAGCCGGTACGACGGAAGGAAATTCCTAAACCTGATGGCGGGACGCGGAAAATGGGGATACCTACGGTCATCGACCGTATCATCCAACAGGCCATTGCCCAGAAGCTCCAACCAATTTTCGAACCGCTTTTCTCGGACGGAAGCTATGGCTATCGACCGAAAAGAAGCGCACGACAGGCGATCCAGAAAGTGAAGGAGCATGCAGAGCAGGGATATGGCTATGCAGTAGAAATAGACCTGTCCCAATACTTCGACACCCTGAACCACGAACTGCTATTGGACCTTTTGCGCAAGCAAATCAGCGACACCCGTGTGACGAGACTTATCAAGAAATATCTTAAGGGCGGCGTCATGGACAACGGAGTGTTCAGCAGAACAGAAGAAGGATCACCGCAGGGCGGACCACTGTCGCCCCTATTGGCCAACATCTATCTGAATGAATTCGATCAGGAGATGGAAAGGCGAGGCGTGCAAGTGATACGTTATGCGGATGATATTGTGGTGTTAGCAAAAAGCAAGCGAGCCGCAGAACGTCTGTTGGGAAGCAGTCGCAGGTATTTGGAGGGCAGGCTAAAACTTAGAATAAACCTCCAAAAGAGCAAAGTGGTCAGTGTACTGGCAATAAAGCACTTCAAATTCCTCGGCTTCTGTCTTGGAAAGAACGGAAATGGCATTTACATACGAGCCCACCGGGATTCCCACGCAAAAGCAAAACGGAAACTGAAGGAGCTGACCCGCCGAAGTCAGGGCAGGGATGTGCGTAGGGTCATGGAATGCGTGAAGAGCTTCATCCGGGGCTGGCTCGGTTATTATTATGTGGCCGACATCAAACGGATACTATTGTCATGGAATGAATGGCTACGCCGAAGGTTTCGGATGTACATCTGGAAACAATGGAAGAAGCCGAGAACGAGAGTGAAGAATCTGAAGAAACTCGGGATTCCCGACGGGTTGGCTTGCCAATGGGGGAACACCAGGCTTGGGTACTGGCGTATAGCCGGTAGCGCAGTGCTTTCCCGTTCCATAACAAACAAAAAGCTCGTACAGGCCGGTTATTATGACTTTCCGGCTCAGTACGAGCAATTACGCTTAATGCACTTATGCGGTTGA
- a CDS encoding HD-GYP domain-containing protein — MDSMLTLLHDPGMYPGDPETNRQTLDFFLRLIEMKNSKLYQHCCQVANYAMSIAAKLGLPREELERIRVAALLHDIGQLTVPNAIITKMPYVTPREATTYKSHCNAGSYMLENIPCFQEIIPYIRYHHERWDGKGYPKRLKGVNIPLGARILAVANHYDRFINPCTQNWVKTKSEAVQELLSLSGMAFDPEVVKAFVHALGRDAEQAATVYRRI; from the coding sequence ATGGACAGTATGCTTACATTATTGCATGATCCCGGCATGTACCCCGGTGATCCAGAGACAAACCGGCAGACCTTGGATTTCTTCCTGCGTCTCATTGAAATGAAAAACAGCAAATTATACCAGCACTGTTGCCAAGTGGCTAATTACGCCATGAGCATTGCCGCCAAGCTAGGGTTGCCCCGTGAAGAATTGGAGCGCATCCGTGTAGCTGCTTTGTTGCATGACATTGGCCAACTCACTGTACCGAACGCTATTATCACAAAAATGCCCTATGTGACGCCACGGGAGGCTACCACCTACAAAAGCCACTGCAATGCTGGCAGTTATATGCTGGAAAATATACCTTGTTTCCAAGAAATTATTCCCTACATACGGTACCATCATGAACGCTGGGACGGCAAAGGCTACCCCAAACGCCTCAAAGGGGTCAACATCCCCTTAGGCGCGCGCATTCTGGCCGTAGCGAACCATTATGATCGTTTCATCAATCCTTGCACGCAGAACTGGGTTAAAACCAAGTCTGAGGCGGTGCAGGAGCTTTTAAGTTTGTCCGGCATGGCCTTTGACCCCGAAGTCGTGAAGGCCTTCGTTCACGCCCTGGGACGCGACGCAGAGCAAGCGGCGACGGTGTACCGAAGGATCTAA
- a CDS encoding flagellar protein produces the protein MENPQKLCRDCLDRVDEEEKKIAEYLRKVNRAGVHQIQQATGVREKTINRMLKQGRLFGDFTVEYACEMCGTTITEGRVCGPCLRSLEGETATQGKSLEESIREKRRMYTSDRKN, from the coding sequence ATGGAAAATCCGCAGAAGCTTTGCCGAGATTGCTTGGATCGAGTAGATGAAGAAGAAAAAAAGATTGCCGAATACCTGCGAAAAGTAAATCGGGCAGGAGTGCACCAGATTCAACAAGCTACAGGCGTGCGAGAGAAAACGATCAATCGCATGTTAAAACAAGGTCGTCTGTTTGGAGACTTTACGGTAGAATATGCTTGTGAAATGTGTGGGACGACGATTACAGAAGGCCGTGTTTGCGGGCCGTGCTTGAGAAGTTTGGAAGGCGAGACGGCAACGCAAGGAAAGTCTTTAGAAGAGTCGATCCGGGAAAAACGTCGCATGTACACCAGTGACCGAAAAAATTAA
- the flgM gene encoding flagellar biosynthesis anti-sigma factor FlgM: MNVSGSQFHGILKLYGEQTKVNRMLKTTATSAAKASDSVVLSPKAQEFAGLLAKLQQTPEVRTDVVQRISAQVENGEYRVDSAAVAKNLLAGAD; this comes from the coding sequence ATGAATGTATCTGGAAGCCAATTTCACGGCATCCTAAAGTTATATGGTGAACAGACAAAGGTTAACCGAATGTTGAAGACGACAGCCACTTCTGCGGCTAAAGCGTCTGATTCGGTTGTTTTGTCGCCGAAGGCTCAGGAATTTGCTGGCTTATTAGCTAAACTTCAGCAAACGCCCGAGGTACGCACAGATGTAGTACAACGTATCTCAGCGCAAGTGGAAAACGGCGAGTACCGCGTAGACTCGGCGGCGGTGGCGAAGAATCTGCTGGCGGGAGCCGACTGA
- a CDS encoding flagellar protein FlgN, whose translation MELWDELQRILDELLLIYQALLECGEEKKQLLLSKPEPAELEVLVKREEELLLQAGMLEQKKQRTSRALAKQHGRGDIFLPLFQLVLLAPAYFIQDRIKEWARQVSPILKALQELNAMNGRFLEQASQFVQYQINLLSQVTTEINYAPEGQKTKARKFEGRG comes from the coding sequence ATGGAGCTTTGGGACGAATTACAGCGAATTTTAGATGAACTGTTGCTGATATACCAAGCCTTGCTGGAGTGCGGCGAGGAAAAAAAACAGCTCTTGCTTTCTAAACCGGAGCCGGCAGAGCTGGAAGTCCTTGTGAAGCGCGAAGAGGAATTGCTTTTGCAGGCCGGGATGTTAGAGCAAAAAAAGCAAAGAACCAGCCGGGCGTTAGCCAAGCAACATGGAAGAGGGGATATATTCTTGCCTTTGTTCCAACTTGTTTTGTTAGCGCCGGCTTATTTTATTCAAGACCGCATCAAAGAGTGGGCGCGTCAAGTTTCACCAATTCTTAAAGCGCTGCAGGAACTCAATGCGATGAATGGTCGTTTTTTGGAACAAGCCTCTCAATTCGTGCAGTACCAAATTAATCTGCTTAGTCAAGTGACTACGGAAATTAACTATGCACCGGAAGGCCAGAAAACCAAGGCGCGCAAATTTGAAGGTAGAGGGTAG
- a CDS encoding GIY-YIG nuclease family protein has protein sequence MERKGYVYILTNCTRSVLYIGVTSNLQRWIYQHRTHLMDGFTDQYNVVILVYYECYESIREEIIREKQLKAGSRLKKEALINEKNPSWQDLYTEVVG, from the coding sequence ATGGAACGAAAAGGATATGTTTATATCCTAACCAATTGCACACGTTCAGTTTTGTATATAGGTGTTACCAGCAATTTGCAGCGGTGGATTTATCAGCATCGAACGCATTTAATGGATGGCTTTACCGATCAGTATAATGTGGTAATCCTAGTTTATTATGAGTGCTATGAAAGTATTCGTGAAGAAATTATTCGAGAAAAACAACTTAAAGCAGGCAGTCGGCTTAAAAAAGAAGCACTGATCAATGAGAAAAATCCATCTTGGCAAGACCTCTATACTGAAGTTGTCGGTTAA
- the relB gene encoding type II toxin-antitoxin system RelB family antitoxin has translation MLAVRLDEEIQGRLAALAKLQGRSKSLIVREAIIRYMEDCEDLLLAEEAIRQYDPSRTKSLREVMRDYGMDG, from the coding sequence GTGTTGGCAGTACGATTGGATGAAGAAATACAAGGACGGTTGGCAGCACTGGCGAAACTCCAGGGACGGAGCAAGAGTTTGATTGTTCGTGAAGCGATTATACGTTATATGGAAGACTGTGAGGATCTGCTTTTAGCGGAAGAAGCAATTCGTCAATATGATCCGAGCCGAACGAAGTCATTACGGGAAGTGATGCGTGACTATGGCATGGACGGTTGA
- a CDS encoding type II toxin-antitoxin system RelE family toxin, translating into MAWTVEVAESAQKQLAKIDKPIRERILHYLWDRIDGCKNPKHFGEPLKENLGGLWRYRVGDYRVVCEIQEQRVVVLVLAIAHRREVYFR; encoded by the coding sequence ATGGCATGGACGGTTGAAGTTGCAGAATCGGCGCAAAAACAATTAGCAAAAATAGATAAGCCAATAAGGGAACGTATTCTTCATTATTTATGGGATCGAATTGATGGGTGTAAAAACCCAAAACATTTTGGCGAACCACTTAAAGAAAACTTAGGTGGACTCTGGAGATATCGTGTAGGAGACTATCGAGTGGTTTGCGAAATTCAGGAACAACGAGTAGTTGTATTGGTGTTGGCTATTGCGCACAGGCGTGAAGTCTATTTTCGGTGA
- the fliW gene encoding flagellar assembly protein FliW, with product MKIQSTRFGELDVAENDVIHFSQGLPGFPEEYHFSLLPQGEDSPFFFLQSTQDPNLTFLLVDPFAFFAEYHFEIDDKLVSQLGLSAEQPPIALCIVNVPQGKMQDMTANLSAPIVINRFTRLGRQVVLTDTSYSLRQRLYLAQEGGQ from the coding sequence ATGAAAATTCAATCAACCCGTTTCGGAGAACTGGATGTAGCTGAAAATGATGTGATTCATTTTTCCCAAGGCCTGCCGGGCTTTCCGGAGGAATACCATTTTTCCCTGTTGCCGCAAGGAGAGGACAGTCCGTTTTTCTTCCTGCAATCCACGCAGGATCCAAACCTCACTTTTTTACTGGTGGACCCCTTTGCTTTTTTCGCAGAATATCATTTTGAGATCGACGATAAGCTGGTGTCTCAACTGGGGCTGTCCGCCGAACAGCCGCCCATTGCCCTGTGCATCGTGAACGTGCCCCAGGGAAAAATGCAGGATATGACAGCCAATCTGAGTGCGCCTATTGTTATTAACCGTTTTACGCGCTTGGGTCGCCAAGTCGTGCTGACTGATACCTCTTATTCTTTGCGGCAGCGTCTTTATCTGGCCCAAGAAGGAGGCCAATGA
- the csrA gene encoding carbon storage regulator CsrA — MLVLTRKVGSRIIIDNDIVVTVADVKGDSVRLAIDAPKDIRIYRGEIYDAIVAENKQAPLPAGEIDLSQLPKGK, encoded by the coding sequence ATGCTTGTTTTGACTCGTAAAGTGGGCAGTCGCATCATTATTGACAACGATATTGTGGTGACCGTGGCCGATGTCAAAGGTGACAGCGTGCGTTTGGCGATAGATGCGCCTAAGGACATTCGCATTTATCGCGGTGAAATCTACGACGCCATTGTCGCGGAAAATAAACAAGCTCCCTTGCCTGCAGGGGAGATCGATTTGAGTCAACTGCCCAAGGGAAAATAG